The Brassica oleracea var. oleracea cultivar TO1000 chromosome C6, BOL, whole genome shotgun sequence genome includes a region encoding these proteins:
- the LOC106298389 gene encoding abscisic acid receptor PYL9-like → MNSTIAADNGRVSGGAAEFLQIRLNHRHDPKENQCSSVLVKHIKAPVHLVWSLVRRFDQPQKYKPFVSRCVMKGDVCIGCVREVDVRSGLPATTSTERLEFLDDNEHILGIRILGGDHRLKNYSSVVTVHPEIIDGRAGTMVIESFVVDVPEGNTKDETCYFVEALIRCNLKSLSSVCERMAAQDMT, encoded by the exons ATGAACTCGACCATAGCTGCCGATAACGGACGTGTTTCAGGTGGCGCGGCGGAGTTTCTTCAGATTAGATTGAATCATAGACATGATCCCAAGGAGAACCAGTGTTCTTCGGTTCTTGTTAAGCATATCAAAGCCCCTGTTCATCTC GTTTGGTCTCTGGTGAGGAGATTCGATCAGCCACAGAAGTACAAGCCTTTTGTCAGCAGGTGTGTGATGAAAGGTGATGTTTGCATCGGCTGTGTTCGAGAGGTAGACGTTAGATCTGGCCTCCCGGCTACCACTAGCACGGAGAGGTTGGAGTTCTTGGACGATAATGAACACATTCTTGGTATCAGAATCCTTGGTGGTGATCACAGGCTTAAG AACTACTCATCAGTGGTTACAGTACATCCAGAGATAATAGACGGAAGAGCGGGAACAATGGTAATAGAGTCATTCGTGGTGGATGTACCAGAAGGGAACACCAAAGACGAGACTTGTTACTTCGTGGAAGCACTTATACGATGCAATCTCAAATCTCTGTCCAGTGTTTGCGAAAGAATGGCTGCTCAGGACATGACATGA